A region of Myxococcus stipitatus DSM 14675 DNA encodes the following proteins:
- a CDS encoding cyclic nucleotide-binding domain-containing protein: protein MEARKLKDSAAEAFSKGRFSKAAELYEDFCKLDPKDHQSRLRTGDAWAKAGERERAILAYQSAAEGFAKEGFLPRAIAASKLILELDPSHQGVQQMLANLYARRGTPVGARARGPMTSALAAPPPPERPASAQPEAGEGRPPEALEAGTGAVDLSAELPAELSLSIETPSSPEAAGGSEELVVHSVSVGLTNADAEAPGAHVAEGIDIPLGEPPARAPSLPPGLSPRVSPPSATEEVRASIPAPPPPRAASGKWKALASPIADTAAMESEVSLRTPTVIDPPSAPPGLRPRRTEVTPASGATAVPFREVSRALGASLRAVPPIPSSFTELELEADSLLHAVELAAQSGRVQRAQESDGGLEEEVFSLTEEVVTDVPSLDTLPTIPLFSDLPRDAFIELFERCPLRRFQVGERIIEQGSRGDAFYVICEGKVRVFRSDNAQRVELAVLEGGAFFGEMALLSGAPRTASVEAGADDTQLLEISAPVLASLSRSHPQVAAALKKFVRQRLLTNVMNTSALFRPFNRKDRRTLVERFRARDVEREDVIIRDGDPTDGLYVLLSGEVEVHKDGHLLTRLKEGDLFGEISLLQKTPATATVMASRHTTLLRLPREDFDALISSHPQILVLVSELTDERLRRTEAVLGASSALDPDSMDLDEDLILV from the coding sequence ATGGAGGCGCGCAAGCTCAAGGACAGCGCCGCCGAAGCCTTCTCCAAGGGCCGCTTCAGCAAGGCCGCGGAGCTGTACGAGGACTTCTGCAAGCTCGACCCGAAGGACCATCAGTCGCGCCTGCGCACGGGTGACGCGTGGGCCAAGGCTGGAGAGCGCGAGCGCGCCATCCTGGCCTACCAGTCCGCCGCCGAGGGCTTCGCGAAGGAGGGCTTCCTCCCGCGCGCCATCGCCGCGAGCAAGCTCATCCTGGAGCTGGACCCGAGCCATCAAGGCGTCCAGCAGATGCTGGCCAACCTCTACGCGCGGCGAGGAACGCCCGTGGGAGCGCGGGCACGCGGCCCGATGACCAGCGCGCTCGCCGCGCCGCCGCCTCCCGAACGTCCCGCGTCCGCGCAACCCGAGGCAGGGGAGGGCCGTCCGCCCGAAGCCCTCGAAGCCGGAACGGGAGCGGTCGACCTCTCCGCCGAGCTTCCCGCCGAGCTGTCACTCTCCATCGAGACGCCCTCGAGCCCGGAAGCCGCGGGTGGCTCGGAAGAGCTGGTGGTCCACTCCGTGAGCGTGGGGCTCACGAACGCGGACGCCGAGGCCCCAGGCGCCCACGTCGCGGAGGGCATCGACATCCCCCTGGGCGAGCCTCCCGCCCGAGCTCCTTCGCTGCCGCCGGGGCTCTCGCCTCGGGTCTCGCCGCCGAGCGCGACGGAGGAGGTCCGAGCCTCCATTCCCGCCCCGCCGCCACCGCGAGCCGCGAGTGGCAAGTGGAAGGCCCTGGCCTCGCCCATCGCGGATACCGCGGCGATGGAGTCCGAGGTCTCGCTTCGCACGCCCACGGTCATCGACCCGCCCTCGGCGCCTCCTGGACTGCGCCCGCGCCGCACGGAAGTCACTCCCGCCTCGGGTGCGACGGCGGTGCCCTTCCGCGAGGTGTCTCGCGCATTGGGTGCCTCGCTCCGCGCGGTGCCGCCCATTCCATCCTCCTTCACGGAGCTGGAGCTGGAAGCGGACTCCTTGCTGCACGCGGTGGAGCTGGCGGCCCAATCGGGGCGGGTCCAGCGCGCCCAGGAGTCCGACGGCGGACTCGAGGAAGAGGTCTTCAGCCTCACCGAGGAAGTCGTCACGGACGTGCCCTCGCTGGACACGCTCCCGACCATCCCGCTGTTCTCGGACCTGCCGCGCGACGCGTTCATCGAGCTCTTCGAGCGCTGCCCGCTGCGTCGCTTCCAGGTCGGCGAGCGCATCATCGAGCAGGGCAGCCGCGGCGACGCCTTCTACGTCATCTGCGAAGGGAAGGTCCGCGTCTTCCGCTCGGACAACGCGCAGCGCGTCGAGCTGGCGGTGCTGGAGGGAGGCGCCTTCTTCGGTGAGATGGCGCTCCTGTCCGGTGCGCCCCGAACCGCCTCCGTCGAAGCCGGCGCCGACGACACGCAGCTGCTCGAGATCTCCGCCCCGGTGCTCGCGTCGCTCTCCCGGAGCCACCCCCAGGTCGCGGCGGCGTTGAAGAAGTTCGTCCGTCAGCGCCTGCTCACCAACGTGATGAATACGTCCGCGCTCTTCCGGCCCTTCAACCGGAAGGACCGACGGACGCTGGTGGAGCGCTTCCGCGCACGGGACGTCGAGCGAGAGGACGTCATCATCCGCGACGGAGATCCGACGGACGGCCTCTACGTCCTGCTCTCCGGAGAGGTGGAGGTGCACAAGGACGGGCACCTCCTCACGCGGCTGAAGGAGGGAGACCTGTTCGGTGAAATCTCCCTGCTCCAGAAGACGCCCGCGACCGCCACGGTGATGGCGTCGCGGCACACCACGCTGCTGCGGCTTCCGCGCGAGGACTTCGACGCGCTCATCTCCAGCCACCCGCAGATTCTCGTGCTGGTGTCGGAGCTGACGGATGAGCGCCTGCGCCGCACCGAGGCGGTCCTGGGCGCGAGCTCCGCCTTGGACCCGGACTCGATGGACCTCGACGAGGACCTCATCCTCGTCTGA
- a CDS encoding general secretion pathway protein GspE has translation MDAGLLTETQLRSALAEQRKWGGRLGLTLVQMRFVDESSMVHALSRQLAIPTVELDDLAPSSSALQALRVDIAERYTVFPTTVDSATKLLTVATADPTNVESLQELAFHTGQRIQVVVAAASSIERAIRRHYHGEITSATATPLAFGMEEETFELAPPSGALELMPTARPAAASTAPAPVRESELLQRVEGLTQQVTDLERMVAQQARSLRAMLELLEKRGLVTRDDYLAKVR, from the coding sequence ATGGACGCCGGCCTCCTGACGGAGACGCAACTGCGCTCGGCGCTGGCCGAGCAGCGCAAGTGGGGCGGACGGCTGGGCCTCACGCTGGTGCAGATGCGGTTCGTGGACGAGAGCTCCATGGTCCACGCGTTGTCGAGGCAGCTCGCCATCCCCACCGTGGAGCTGGATGACCTGGCGCCCTCGTCCTCCGCGCTCCAGGCGCTGCGCGTGGACATCGCCGAGCGCTACACCGTGTTCCCCACCACCGTGGACAGCGCCACCAAGCTGCTCACGGTCGCGACGGCGGACCCCACCAACGTGGAGTCCCTCCAGGAGCTGGCCTTCCACACGGGTCAGCGCATCCAGGTCGTCGTCGCCGCGGCGTCCTCCATCGAGCGCGCCATCCGCCGCCACTACCACGGCGAAATCACCTCCGCGACGGCGACACCGCTGGCCTTCGGCATGGAGGAGGAGACCTTCGAGCTCGCGCCTCCGTCGGGTGCCTTGGAGCTCATGCCCACGGCGCGTCCCGCCGCCGCCAGCACGGCCCCCGCGCCTGTCCGGGAGAGCGAGCTGCTCCAGCGCGTGGAGGGCCTCACGCAGCAGGTGACGGACCTGGAGCGCATGGTCGCGCAGCAGGCGCGCTCGCTGCGCGCCATGCTGGAGCTCCTGGAGAAGCGCGGGCTGGTGACCCGCGACGACTATCTCGCGAAGGTGCGCTGA
- a CDS encoding SLC13 family permease → MALAIFLFTYVFIAGARLPYLKLDRPGGALLGAVLMVVLGVVTPAEVFNHSENPARHAIDADTIVLLLGMMLLAAYLSQAAFFRTAGAWAVRHAHTPRRLLLAVTFISAVLSAFLVNDTVCLMLAPLVLATVEDARLPPAPYLLAVCMGSNSGSVATFTGNPQNMLIQGASGLSYASFAAYMALPALLSTAIVAGSLLFIFRKELSSARFDPHPPPPPIDRGLLAMTLVVMAGVVAAFFAGLPMSWSALAGAALVMALSRREPREALERVDWVLLLFFSSLFVVVYGVNKHGWAEDIRQVFAPLMVGSRLQESLGFAGLTLVASNLFSNVPFVMLARSWVPSLQDVELGWHVLALGSTLAGNLTLVGSVANLIVFEAARGKVDMTFMRYLRVGLPVTLISFVAGLAVLYAEHALF, encoded by the coding sequence GTGGCCCTCGCCATCTTCCTGTTCACCTACGTCTTCATCGCCGGTGCCCGTCTCCCCTATCTCAAGCTCGACCGCCCCGGGGGTGCGCTCCTGGGCGCCGTGCTCATGGTGGTCCTCGGCGTCGTCACCCCCGCCGAGGTCTTCAACCACAGCGAGAACCCGGCCCGGCACGCCATCGACGCCGACACCATCGTCCTGCTGCTGGGGATGATGCTGCTGGCGGCGTACCTCTCCCAGGCCGCCTTCTTCCGCACCGCGGGCGCGTGGGCCGTCCGTCACGCCCACACGCCGCGGCGCCTGCTGCTGGCGGTGACGTTCATCTCCGCGGTGCTGTCCGCCTTCCTCGTCAACGACACCGTGTGCCTGATGCTCGCGCCGCTGGTGCTCGCCACCGTGGAGGACGCCCGCCTGCCGCCCGCGCCCTACCTGCTCGCGGTCTGCATGGGGAGCAACAGCGGCTCGGTGGCGACCTTCACGGGCAACCCGCAGAACATGCTCATCCAGGGAGCGTCCGGCCTCTCGTATGCCAGCTTCGCGGCGTACATGGCGCTGCCCGCGCTGCTCTCCACGGCCATCGTCGCGGGCTCGCTCCTGTTCATCTTCCGCAAGGAACTGTCCTCGGCGCGGTTCGACCCTCACCCTCCTCCGCCGCCCATCGACCGGGGGCTGCTGGCGATGACGCTCGTGGTGATGGCGGGCGTGGTGGCGGCCTTCTTCGCGGGCCTGCCGATGAGCTGGAGCGCGCTCGCGGGCGCGGCGCTCGTCATGGCGCTGTCTCGCAGGGAGCCTCGCGAGGCGCTGGAGCGCGTGGACTGGGTGCTGCTCCTGTTCTTCTCCAGCCTCTTCGTCGTGGTGTATGGCGTGAACAAGCACGGGTGGGCGGAGGACATCCGCCAGGTGTTCGCGCCGCTGATGGTGGGCTCGAGGTTGCAGGAAAGCCTGGGCTTCGCGGGCCTGACGCTCGTGGCGTCCAACCTCTTCAGCAACGTGCCCTTCGTGATGCTCGCGCGCTCGTGGGTGCCCTCGCTCCAGGATGTGGAGCTGGGCTGGCACGTGCTCGCGCTGGGATCCACGCTCGCCGGCAACCTCACGCTGGTGGGCAGCGTCGCCAACCTCATCGTCTTCGAGGCGGCCCGAGGCAAGGTGGACATGACCTTCATGCGCTACCTGCGCGTCGGGCTCCCCGTCACGCTCATCAGCTTCGTCGCGGGGCTCGCCGTGCTCTACGCGGAGCACGCCCTCTTCTGA
- a CDS encoding DEAD/DEAH box helicase, with protein MKSEKEEGAFGGPRRTPWNAPRGLDSVLQQWRTDRALASCFSLDEASPARVGSFAPIPDEVAPQVREALRLRGVEQLFSHQAEAYRLARGGKNLVIATPTASGKSLCYNLPLLDRFAREPQARALYLFPTKALSRDQEESLRAFMREAGLTHGAITFDGDTPADARRAARERGGVLLTNPDMLHTGILPHHANWARLFSNLRFVVIDELHTYRGVFGSHLANVLRRLRRVARFHGSDPVFIAASATIGNPQAHARRMLGCDVELVSESGAPSGERRVMVFNPPVVNAELGIRASYLKTSVRLTADLVRAGVSTLLFGQSRNNIEVMLKYLRDRFVEEKLDPSLIQGYRGGYLPGTRRATEAALRAGEVRCVVATNALELGIDIGSLDAVVCAGYPGSVAALMQRFGRAGRRGAGSLALLVTSSAPLDQYLAADPRFLIGAPVEHARIDPDNVEILVQHLKCASFELPFEEGEPFGDVPAESTAEALGFLAQHEVVHPTAGEGGRRVFHWSSDAYPANHVSLRSVGWDNVVIIERGTDRTLAEMDFRSAHTMLHEQAIYQHEAEQYQVEHFDYENHKAFVRKVAPDYFTDAMTYVRVNVIQEDQGAAIGPSLQAGMGEVSVIEKVVGYKKIKYHTHENVGYGEVALPEMQMHTTALWLTVPESVVRSMNAPRPAVIDALRGVATALRTVACVGLMIDPRDIGKTLGSRDDAEGPPRKDGGVGFDPTIFLYDNVPGGVGLAARLFDQRDELLVRARRLLESCACEEGCPACIGPASGVMPGQAPVDPHPRKRLGLEVLSALGVAGVQ; from the coding sequence ATGAAGTCCGAGAAGGAAGAGGGGGCCTTTGGCGGCCCACGTCGTACGCCCTGGAATGCCCCTCGGGGACTGGACTCCGTGCTTCAGCAGTGGCGCACGGACCGGGCCTTGGCGTCGTGTTTCTCCCTCGACGAGGCGTCCCCCGCCCGCGTGGGCTCCTTCGCCCCCATCCCCGACGAGGTGGCCCCCCAGGTGCGCGAGGCCCTGCGCCTCCGAGGCGTCGAGCAGCTCTTCTCCCACCAGGCGGAGGCGTACCGGCTGGCGCGCGGGGGGAAGAACCTGGTCATCGCCACCCCGACCGCCTCCGGCAAGAGCCTCTGCTACAACCTCCCGCTGCTGGACCGCTTCGCGCGGGAGCCCCAGGCCCGGGCCCTGTACCTGTTCCCCACCAAGGCCCTGTCGAGAGACCAGGAGGAATCCCTGCGCGCGTTCATGCGCGAGGCCGGGCTGACTCACGGCGCCATCACCTTCGACGGAGATACGCCGGCGGATGCGCGGCGGGCCGCTCGTGAGCGCGGGGGCGTGCTGCTCACCAACCCGGACATGCTGCACACGGGCATCCTCCCGCACCACGCGAACTGGGCCCGCTTGTTCTCGAACCTGCGCTTCGTCGTCATCGACGAGCTGCACACGTATCGAGGCGTCTTCGGCTCACACCTCGCGAATGTCCTCCGCCGGCTGCGCCGCGTGGCGCGCTTCCATGGCTCGGACCCGGTGTTCATCGCGGCGTCCGCGACCATCGGCAATCCGCAGGCGCATGCCCGGCGCATGTTGGGCTGCGACGTCGAGCTCGTCTCCGAGAGTGGCGCGCCTTCTGGAGAACGCCGGGTGATGGTGTTCAATCCGCCCGTGGTCAACGCGGAGCTGGGCATTCGCGCCAGCTACCTGAAGACGTCCGTGCGACTGACGGCGGACCTGGTGCGCGCGGGCGTGTCCACGCTGTTGTTCGGCCAGTCGCGCAACAACATCGAGGTGATGCTCAAGTACCTGAGAGATCGCTTCGTCGAGGAGAAGCTCGACCCGTCGCTCATCCAAGGCTATCGCGGCGGCTACCTCCCGGGCACGCGCCGCGCGACGGAGGCCGCGTTGCGCGCGGGCGAGGTGCGGTGTGTCGTCGCCACCAACGCGCTGGAGCTCGGCATCGACATCGGCTCGTTGGACGCGGTGGTGTGCGCGGGATATCCGGGCTCGGTCGCGGCGCTCATGCAGCGGTTCGGACGCGCGGGACGCCGGGGCGCGGGGAGCCTCGCGCTGCTCGTGACGTCGAGTGCGCCGCTGGACCAGTACCTCGCGGCGGACCCTCGCTTCCTCATCGGCGCTCCGGTGGAGCACGCGCGCATCGACCCGGACAACGTGGAGATTCTCGTCCAGCACCTCAAGTGCGCTTCCTTCGAGCTGCCGTTCGAGGAGGGGGAGCCCTTCGGTGACGTGCCGGCCGAGTCGACCGCGGAGGCGCTGGGGTTCCTCGCCCAGCACGAGGTGGTGCATCCCACGGCGGGAGAGGGGGGCCGGCGCGTGTTCCACTGGTCCTCGGATGCGTACCCGGCGAACCACGTGTCGCTGCGCAGCGTGGGCTGGGACAACGTCGTCATCATCGAGCGAGGCACGGACCGGACGCTCGCGGAGATGGACTTCCGCTCCGCGCACACGATGTTGCACGAGCAGGCCATCTATCAGCACGAGGCCGAGCAGTATCAGGTCGAGCACTTCGACTACGAGAACCACAAGGCCTTCGTGCGCAAGGTGGCGCCGGACTACTTCACGGACGCGATGACGTACGTGCGCGTGAACGTCATCCAGGAGGACCAGGGGGCGGCCATCGGCCCGTCGCTCCAGGCCGGCATGGGCGAGGTGAGCGTCATCGAGAAGGTCGTGGGCTACAAGAAGATCAAGTACCACACGCACGAGAACGTCGGGTACGGCGAGGTGGCGCTGCCGGAGATGCAGATGCACACCACGGCGCTGTGGCTCACGGTGCCGGAGTCGGTGGTGCGCTCGATGAACGCGCCTCGTCCCGCGGTCATCGATGCGCTGCGAGGTGTGGCCACCGCGCTGCGGACGGTGGCATGTGTGGGGTTGATGATCGACCCGCGCGACATCGGCAAGACGTTGGGCAGTCGCGACGACGCGGAGGGGCCGCCTCGCAAGGATGGCGGCGTGGGGTTCGACCCCACCATCTTCCTCTACGACAACGTGCCCGGCGGCGTGGGGCTGGCGGCTCGGCTCTTCGACCAGCGGGATGAGTTGCTCGTTCGCGCTCGGAGGTTGCTGGAGTCGTGCGCGTGTGAGGAGGGCTGCCCCGCGTGCATCGGACCTGCGTCGGGTGTCATGCCGGGACAGGCGCCCGTGGACCCGCATCCGCGCAAGCGCCTGGGGCTGGAAGTGCTGTCCGCGCTGGGCGTCGCGGGTGTGCAGTAG
- a CDS encoding ribonuclease H-like domain-containing protein, translated as MDLKRKLARLTGVGPGGKPAPRGAPTPPVAPEPRAEGVDTELASGLPAVTHPRAQGVDTDLASGLPVVAGPRVESGSVASPSCPLSVTEQRAEAENAAPLSGLLAVSGPRPNESAPPSGSPSVTESRQPSTEPPRPSDPRVESLRRMLAEWSERQGQTSARRAATPERARPGPLPVAPQDTPHGTVHVSERVLAPDHHHGTAPVAGALDVEGALVARLALHEDLAGVDYQRMLFLDTETTGLAGGTGTVPFLVGLAWFEGRSLRVHQLFLRKLGEEAPMLRVLAERMAASSCLVTFNGKSFDWPLLRTRFVLNRVKTPAELPHLDLLHCARRVFKHRGAGTRLVHMEEHVLGHRRVDDVDGSLIPDLYFRYLRGGDGSALTPVLEHNANDLLLLAALLGELVRRFRAGDGTDVPSGEDPRDLLGFAGVAFRAGDHARARAFAHAATRGSGAVGMEAHALASRLARMAGEPQAAAEHLHQALTAARGVQAATLHLELAKLYEHSLKDLPAALRHARLSAAAEAPEDHQRRLLRIEGRLERSARAHSLDLEARPPRSGA; from the coding sequence GTGGACCTCAAGCGAAAGCTGGCGCGGCTGACGGGCGTGGGCCCGGGAGGCAAGCCCGCGCCCCGAGGTGCCCCCACGCCGCCCGTCGCGCCCGAGCCTCGTGCGGAAGGCGTCGACACCGAGCTGGCCTCGGGCCTTCCCGCCGTCACCCATCCTCGCGCGCAAGGCGTCGACACCGATCTGGCCTCGGGCCTTCCCGTCGTCGCAGGTCCGCGCGTGGAATCGGGCAGCGTCGCGTCTCCTTCGTGCCCTCTCTCCGTCACCGAGCAGCGAGCGGAGGCGGAGAACGCCGCGCCACTCTCGGGCCTTCTTGCTGTCTCCGGACCGCGCCCGAATGAGTCCGCGCCGCCCTCGGGCTCTCCCTCCGTCACCGAGTCGCGACAGCCCTCGACGGAGCCGCCGCGCCCTTCGGACCCACGCGTCGAGTCCCTCCGTCGGATGCTCGCGGAGTGGTCCGAGCGACAAGGACAGACCTCCGCACGCCGTGCCGCCACGCCCGAGCGGGCTCGCCCAGGTCCGCTTCCAGTCGCCCCCCAGGACACCCCCCACGGGACGGTCCACGTCTCCGAACGGGTCCTGGCGCCAGACCACCACCACGGCACCGCCCCCGTGGCAGGAGCACTCGACGTCGAGGGCGCACTCGTCGCTCGGCTCGCCCTCCATGAAGACCTGGCCGGGGTGGACTACCAGCGGATGCTGTTCCTCGACACGGAGACGACGGGGCTCGCGGGCGGAACGGGCACCGTGCCCTTCCTCGTGGGCCTGGCCTGGTTCGAGGGCCGCTCCCTGCGCGTCCACCAACTCTTCCTGCGCAAGCTGGGCGAAGAAGCCCCCATGCTCCGCGTGCTCGCCGAGCGCATGGCGGCGTCCTCGTGCCTCGTCACCTTCAACGGCAAGAGCTTCGACTGGCCCCTGCTGCGCACGCGCTTCGTGCTCAACCGCGTCAAGACCCCCGCCGAGCTGCCGCACCTGGACCTGCTCCACTGCGCCCGCCGCGTCTTCAAGCACCGAGGGGCGGGCACGCGACTGGTGCACATGGAGGAGCACGTCCTCGGCCACCGCCGCGTCGACGACGTCGACGGCTCCCTGATTCCAGACTTGTACTTCCGCTACCTCCGAGGCGGGGACGGCTCCGCGCTGACGCCCGTGCTGGAGCACAACGCGAACGACCTGCTCCTCCTGGCCGCGCTCCTCGGAGAGCTGGTCCGCCGCTTCCGGGCCGGAGACGGCACCGACGTGCCCTCGGGCGAGGACCCCAGGGACCTCCTGGGCTTCGCGGGGGTGGCCTTCCGGGCCGGGGACCACGCTCGGGCGCGGGCCTTCGCCCACGCGGCGACCCGAGGCTCCGGCGCCGTGGGGATGGAGGCCCATGCCCTGGCGTCACGGCTGGCCCGCATGGCCGGAGAGCCCCAGGCCGCCGCCGAGCACCTGCACCAGGCGCTGACGGCCGCCCGAGGTGTCCAGGCGGCGACGCTGCACCTGGAGCTGGCCAAGCTCTACGAACATTCCCTCAAGGACCTGCCGGCCGCGCTGCGCCACGCCCGGCTCTCCGCCGCGGCGGAGGCCCCGGAGGACCACCAGCGACGGCTCCTTCGCATCGAGGGGCGGCTGGAGCGGAGCGCTCGGGCCCACTCGCTGGACCTGGAGGCCCGCCCTCCTCGTTCGGGCGCCTGA
- a CDS encoding FKBP-type peptidyl-prolyl cis-trans isomerase, which produces MKITKDSVVSIDFKLHLGDGEVIDESDAGDPLVYLQGHEQLVPGLEKALEGKVKGDAFSVVVPPEEGYGPYDDEGIEVVPRDMFPPDLKLEAGGILTAEDPDGDEVEFLVKSVNEKEVTVDYNHPLAGKTLHFAGKVTDVRAASKEELEHGHAHGPDGHHDH; this is translated from the coding sequence ATGAAAATCACGAAGGACAGTGTCGTCTCCATCGACTTCAAGCTGCACCTGGGCGACGGAGAGGTCATCGACGAGAGCGATGCCGGAGATCCGCTTGTCTACCTGCAGGGCCACGAGCAGCTGGTCCCCGGTCTGGAGAAGGCGCTCGAGGGCAAGGTGAAGGGTGATGCCTTCTCCGTCGTCGTCCCGCCCGAGGAGGGCTACGGCCCGTACGACGACGAGGGCATCGAGGTGGTTCCCCGGGACATGTTCCCGCCGGACCTGAAGCTCGAGGCCGGGGGCATCCTCACCGCCGAGGACCCGGACGGCGACGAGGTGGAGTTCCTCGTCAAGAGCGTGAACGAGAAGGAAGTCACGGTGGACTACAACCACCCGCTCGCCGGCAAGACGCTGCACTTCGCCGGCAAGGTGACGGACGTCCGCGCCGCGTCGAAGGAAGAGCTGGAGCACGGCCACGCGCACGGGCCGGACGGTCACCACGACCACTGA
- a CDS encoding bile acid:sodium symporter family protein translates to MQSNVFTAVLIPLSLAIIMLGLGLSLTLEDFKRVILYPRAVIIGLVCQMLVLPAGCALVAHAFGLAPELAVGLMLLAASPGGATANLFSHLARGDVALNITLTAVNSALTLVTLPFIVNMSLQHFMGEDRAVPMQFTKVIQVMIIVLGPVSIGMLIRSRRPNLATRLDKPIRLLSAVFLALMIVGAVYQDRNNIGAYFKQVGLAALTFNLMSMAVGFVTPLLFRLPRKQAVAIGMEIGIHNGILAMTIAMSPLLLGNATMAIPPAIYSIIMYFTAAAFGFAVTRAGPAPVLHEEVSR, encoded by the coding sequence ATGCAGTCCAACGTTTTCACCGCGGTCCTGATTCCACTGTCATTGGCCATCATCATGCTCGGCCTGGGCTTGTCGCTGACGCTCGAGGACTTCAAGCGCGTCATCCTCTACCCGCGGGCGGTGATCATCGGGCTCGTGTGCCAGATGTTGGTCCTCCCCGCGGGCTGCGCGCTGGTGGCACACGCCTTCGGGCTGGCGCCGGAGCTGGCGGTGGGGCTGATGCTGCTGGCGGCGTCCCCGGGAGGTGCCACGGCGAACCTCTTCAGCCACCTGGCGCGCGGCGATGTGGCGCTCAACATCACGCTCACGGCGGTGAACAGCGCGCTGACCCTCGTCACCCTGCCCTTCATCGTCAACATGTCCTTGCAGCACTTCATGGGTGAGGACCGCGCGGTGCCCATGCAGTTCACGAAGGTGATCCAGGTCATGATCATCGTGCTGGGGCCGGTGAGCATCGGCATGCTCATCCGCTCGCGCCGCCCGAACCTGGCCACGCGGCTGGACAAGCCCATCCGGCTCCTGTCCGCGGTGTTCCTGGCGCTGATGATTGTCGGCGCCGTGTACCAGGACCGGAACAACATCGGCGCGTACTTCAAGCAGGTGGGGCTGGCCGCGCTGACGTTCAACCTGATGAGCATGGCCGTCGGCTTCGTCACGCCGCTGCTGTTCCGACTGCCGCGCAAGCAGGCGGTGGCCATCGGGATGGAGATCGGCATCCACAATGGAATCCTCGCGATGACCATCGCCATGAGCCCGCTGCTGCTGGGCAACGCGACCATGGCCATCCCCCCGGCCATCTACAGCATCATCATGTACTTCACGGCGGCGGCGTTCGGCTTCGCCGTCACCCGCGCCGGCCCGGCCCCCGTCCTTCACGAGGAAGTGTCGCGATGA
- the tesB gene encoding acyl-CoA thioesterase II has product MSRVLDELLELLTLESIEENLFRGKSQDLGFRQLFGGQVLGQALSAASRTADSARHVHSLHGYFLRPGDAGLPVVYTVDRVRDGGSISTRRVVAIQKGQPIFTMMASFHGDEAGYEHQAPMPDVPAPEGLPTDLELWSRQAERIPARLREKILCPKPIEIRPVEYTDPFNPQATEPRKAVWFRADGDVPEDPQVHKYVLAYASDFNLISTALLPHAASFFQPNVIGASLDHALWFHGDLKVNDWLLYVMDSPWGGNARGLARGSIYTRDGRLVASVAQEGLLRVLKDGKR; this is encoded by the coding sequence ATGAGTCGAGTCCTGGACGAGCTGCTGGAGCTGCTCACGCTGGAGTCCATCGAGGAGAACCTCTTTCGCGGCAAGAGCCAGGACCTGGGCTTCCGCCAGCTCTTCGGCGGGCAGGTGCTGGGGCAGGCGCTGTCGGCGGCCAGCCGGACGGCGGATTCGGCCCGGCATGTCCACTCGCTGCACGGCTACTTCCTGCGGCCCGGGGATGCGGGGCTCCCGGTCGTCTACACGGTGGACCGGGTGCGGGACGGCGGCAGCATCAGCACCCGGCGCGTCGTGGCCATCCAGAAGGGGCAGCCCATCTTCACGATGATGGCCAGCTTCCACGGCGACGAGGCCGGCTACGAGCACCAGGCCCCGATGCCCGACGTCCCCGCGCCGGAGGGCCTGCCCACGGACCTGGAGCTGTGGTCCCGTCAGGCGGAGCGCATCCCCGCGCGGCTGCGGGAGAAGATCCTCTGCCCCAAGCCCATCGAAATCCGGCCCGTCGAGTACACGGACCCGTTCAACCCCCAGGCCACGGAGCCTCGGAAGGCGGTCTGGTTCCGCGCCGACGGCGACGTCCCGGAGGACCCGCAGGTCCACAAGTACGTCCTGGCGTACGCGTCCGACTTCAACCTCATCAGCACCGCGCTGCTGCCCCACGCGGCCAGCTTCTTCCAGCCGAATGTCATTGGCGCGAGCCTGGACCACGCCCTCTGGTTCCATGGGGACCTGAAGGTGAATGACTGGCTGCTCTACGTGATGGACAGCCCGTGGGGCGGCAACGCCCGGGGCCTGGCGCGAGGCTCCATCTACACCCGCGACGGGCGGCTCGTGGCCTCCGTCGCGCAGGAGGGGCTGCTGCGCGTCCTCAAGGACGGCAAGCGCTAG